A window of Caretta caretta isolate rCarCar2 chromosome 11, rCarCar1.hap1, whole genome shotgun sequence contains these coding sequences:
- the FZD7 gene encoding frizzled-7, which translates to MWSTAAASLGLAALLGALLGVPAGSAAQQYHGEKGISVPDHGFCQPISIPLCTDIAYNQTILPNLLGHTNQEDAGLEVHQFYPLVKVQCSAELKFFLCSMYAPVCTVLEQAIPPCRSLCERARQGCEALMNKFGFQWPERLRCENFPVHGAGEICVGQNTSETPGRGGAGGPTAYPTPYLPGLLTPPPPHAGFAFSCPRQLQVPPYLGYRFLGERDCGAPCEPGRPHGLMYFKEEEVRFARLWVGVWSVLCCASTLFTVLTYLVDMRRFSYPERPIIFLSGCYFMVAVAHVAGFLLEERAVCLERFSEEGYRTVAQGTKKEGCTILFMILYFFGMASSIWWVILSLTWFLAAGMKWGHEAIEANSQYFHLAAWAVPAVKTITILAMGQVDGDVLSGVCYVGLSSVDSLRGFVLAPLFVYLFIGTSFLLAGFVSLFRIRTIMKHDGTKTEKLEKLMVRIGVFSVLYTVPATIVIACYFYEQAFRQTWERTWLLQTCKSYAVPCPGHFAPMSPDFTVFMIKYLMTMIVGITTGFWIWSGKTLQSWRRFYHRLSSGSKGETAV; encoded by the coding sequence ATGTGGTCGACAGCGGCTGCCTCTCTGGGCCTGGCCGCCCTCCTGGGCGCCCTGCTGGGGGTGCCGGCGGGCTCGGCGGCCCAACAGTACCACGGCGAGAAGGGCATCTCGGTGCCGGACCACGGCTTCTGCCAGCCCATCTCTATCCCGCTGTGCACCGACATCGCCTACAACCAGACCATCCTGCCCAACCTGCTGGGCCACACCAACCAGGAGGACGCCGGGCTGGAGGTGCACCAGTTCTACCCGCTGGTCAAGGTGCAGTGCTCGGCCGAGCTCAAGTTCTTCCTGTGCTCCATGTACGCGCCGGTGTGCACGGTGCTGGAGCAGGCCATCCCGCCCTGCCGCTCCCTGTGCGAGCGGGCCCGCCAGGGCTGCGAGGCGCTCATGAACAAGTTCGGCTTCCAGTGGCCCGAGCGCCTGCGCTGCGAGAACTTCCCCGTGCACGGCGCGGGCGAGATCTGCGTGGGCCAGAACACCTCGGAGACCCCCGGCCGAGGAGGGGCCGGCGGCCCCACTGCCTACCCCACCCCCTACCTGCCCGGCCTGCTTACCCCGCCGCCGCCCCACGCCGGCTTCGCCTTCTCCTGCCCCCGGCAGCTCCAGGTGCCCCCTTACCTGGGCTACCGCTTCCTGGGGGAGCGGGACTGCGGGGCGCCCTGCGAGCCCGGCCGCCCCCACGGGCTGATGTACTTCAAGGAGGAGGAGGTGCGGTTCGCCCGGCTGTGGGTGGGCGTCTGGTCGGTGCTGTGCTGCGCCTCCACCCTTTTCACCGTGCTGACCTACCTGGTGGACATGCGTCGCTTCAGCTACCCGGAGCGGCCCATCATCTTCCTCTCGGGGTGCTACTTCATGGTGGCCGTGGCCCACGTGGCCGGCTTCCTGCTGGAGGAGCGGGCGGTGTGCCTGGAGCGCTTCTCGGAGGAGGGCTACCGCACCGTGGCGCAGGGCACCAAGAAGGAGGGCTGCACCATCCTCTTCATGATCCTCTACTTCTTCGGCATGGCCAGCTCCATCTGGTGGGTGATCCTGTCCCTCACCTGGTTCCTGGCCGCCGGCATGAAGTGGGGCCACGAGGCCATCGAGGCCAACTCCCAGTACTTCCACCTGGCCGCCTGGGCCGTGCCGGCCGTCAAGaccatcaccatcctggccaTGGGGCAGGTGGACGGGGACGTGCTGAGCGGGGTCTGCTACGTGGGCCTCTCCAGCGTGGACTCGCTGCGGGGCTTCGTGCTGGCCCCACTCTTCGTCTACCTCTTCATCGGCACCTCCTTCCTGCTGGCGGGCTTCGTCTCCCTCTTTCGCATCCGCACCATCATGAAGCACGACGGCACCAAGACGGAGAAGCTGGAGAAGCTGATGGTGAGGATCGGGGTCTTCAGCGTGCTCTACACCGTGCCCGCCACCATCGTCATCGCCTGCTACTTCTACGAGCAGGCCTTCCGCCAGACCTGGGAGAGGACCTGGCTGCTGCAGACCTGCAAGAGCTACGCCGTGCCCTGCCCCGGCCACTTCGCCCCCATGAGCCCGGACTTCACCGTCTTCATGATCAAGTATCTCATGACCATGATCGTGGGCATCACCACCGGCTTCTGGATCTGGTCCGGCAAAACCCTCCAGTCCTGGCGGCGCTTCTACCACAGACTCAGCAGCGGCAGCAAAGGGGAGACCGCCGTATGA